The following are from one region of the Streptomyces decoyicus genome:
- a CDS encoding HAMP domain-containing sensor histidine kinase, whose product MTGTRGLGARWRRRRPLRTRLALAASSAVALVAVGVCAAAFTIIDYQMTRQLKLTLTQTAAQAIRDRHDWGPTPSDTLCQYPASACIQIVPSDAAKDPHKRYVLPVSNATRQVADGRRAAFYSKLTVAGHPVRMLTTRLADKDEAVQVAQRSDTVDRGVQQAAWALSAVGAAGVLLAAALGYWVSRTGLAPVARLTATAERIAATRDAGHRIELPAGPPAREDEVTRLATSFNTMLGELEQSVTAQRRLVADASHELRTPLTALRTNAELLARADRLTDAQRDRASAALGRQLRAVTTLVNDLIELARDEEPQPLVEQVRPAALLEHAVGTAREHWPEITFTTAIAPSAAGLTIPGVPPRLSRLLSNLLDNAAKFSPPGGPVEAELTFTSDELYLSIRDHGPGIAADDLPHVFDRFYRAKTARALPGSGLGLAMARQIARAHGAELTAERAPGGGAMFRLRVPVAAP is encoded by the coding sequence ATGACCGGCACCCGCGGCCTCGGGGCCCGCTGGCGACGCCGCCGCCCGCTCCGCACCCGGCTGGCGCTGGCCGCCTCCTCCGCAGTGGCACTGGTGGCGGTCGGCGTCTGCGCGGCCGCGTTCACCATCATCGACTACCAGATGACCCGGCAGCTGAAGCTGACCCTGACCCAGACGGCTGCCCAGGCCATCCGGGACCGGCACGACTGGGGCCCGACGCCGAGTGACACCCTGTGCCAGTACCCGGCCTCGGCCTGTATCCAGATCGTGCCGTCCGACGCCGCCAAGGACCCGCACAAGCGGTATGTGCTGCCCGTCTCCAACGCCACCCGGCAGGTCGCCGACGGCCGGCGCGCGGCGTTCTACAGCAAGCTGACGGTGGCCGGCCATCCGGTCCGGATGCTCACCACGCGCCTGGCGGACAAGGACGAGGCGGTGCAGGTCGCCCAGCGCTCCGACACCGTCGACCGGGGCGTACAGCAGGCCGCCTGGGCGCTGTCCGCGGTCGGCGCCGCCGGCGTCCTGCTGGCCGCCGCCCTCGGCTACTGGGTGTCCCGTACGGGCCTCGCCCCCGTCGCCCGGCTCACCGCCACCGCGGAACGCATCGCCGCCACCCGCGACGCCGGCCACCGCATCGAACTCCCCGCCGGCCCACCCGCCCGGGAGGACGAGGTCACCCGCCTCGCCACCAGCTTCAACACCATGCTCGGCGAACTGGAACAGTCCGTCACCGCGCAGCGCCGCCTGGTCGCCGACGCCTCCCACGAACTGCGCACCCCGCTGACGGCGCTGCGCACCAACGCCGAACTCCTGGCCCGCGCCGACCGCCTGACCGACGCCCAGCGCGACCGCGCCTCGGCCGCGCTGGGCCGTCAGCTGCGCGCGGTCACCACCCTCGTCAACGACCTGATCGAACTGGCCCGCGACGAGGAGCCGCAGCCCCTGGTGGAGCAGGTACGCCCGGCCGCCCTCCTGGAGCACGCGGTGGGCACGGCCCGCGAACACTGGCCGGAGATCACCTTCACCACCGCCATCGCCCCGTCCGCGGCCGGCCTCACGATCCCCGGAGTGCCGCCCCGCCTGTCCCGGCTGCTGTCCAACCTCCTCGACAACGCCGCGAAGTTCTCCCCGCCAGGGGGCCCGGTCGAGGCCGAACTCACCTTCACCTCGGACGAGTTGTACCTGTCGATCCGCGACCACGGCCCCGGCATCGCGGCGGACGACCTCCCCCACGTCTTCGACCGCTTCTACCGCGCCAAGACGGCCCGCGCCCTGCCCGGCTCCGGCCTGGGCCTGGCCATGGCCCGCCAGATCGCCCGCGCCCACGGCGCCGAACTCACCGCCGAACGGGCACCGGGGGGCGGGGCGATGTTCCGGTTGCGGGTGCCGGTCGCGGCGCCGTGA
- a CDS encoding response regulator transcription factor translates to MSMPPTPGNTPAPKILVVDDEPEVRAALEDGLAVEGYAVRGAADGLAALSEVADWQPDALVLDVMMPVLDGLAVCRRLRALDDRTPILVLTALDSVSERVDGLDAGADDYLVKPFALDELVARVRALLRRASTGAVDDSRLSFGDLVVDPLTRTGHRAGRPLEFSRTEWALLELLLQHPGQVLPREVILERVWGRDFGPDSNSLAVYIGYLRRKLEAGGEPRLVHTVHGVGYRLDHADGA, encoded by the coding sequence ATGTCCATGCCGCCCACGCCCGGGAACACCCCAGCCCCCAAGATCCTCGTCGTCGACGACGAACCGGAGGTGCGCGCCGCCCTGGAGGACGGCCTCGCCGTGGAGGGCTATGCGGTACGCGGCGCCGCCGACGGCCTGGCCGCCCTCTCGGAGGTCGCCGACTGGCAGCCGGACGCCCTCGTCCTGGACGTGATGATGCCGGTCCTGGACGGTCTGGCCGTCTGCCGCCGGCTGCGCGCGCTGGACGACCGCACCCCGATCCTCGTCCTGACCGCGCTGGACTCGGTCAGCGAACGGGTCGACGGGCTCGACGCCGGCGCCGATGACTACCTCGTCAAACCGTTCGCCCTGGACGAGCTGGTGGCCCGCGTCCGGGCCCTGCTGCGCCGGGCCTCGACCGGCGCCGTCGACGACAGCCGGCTCTCCTTCGGTGATCTGGTGGTCGACCCCTTGACCCGCACCGGCCACCGGGCGGGCCGGCCCCTGGAGTTCAGCCGCACCGAATGGGCGCTGCTGGAACTGCTGCTCCAGCACCCCGGACAGGTGCTGCCGCGCGAAGTCATCCTGGAGCGCGTCTGGGGCCGCGACTTCGGCCCCGACTCCAACTCCCTGGCCGTGTACATCGGTTATCTGCGCCGCAAACTGGAGGCGGGCGGCGAGCCCCGCCTCGTCCACACCGTGCACGGCGTGGGCTACCGCCTGGACCACGCGGACGGCGCATGA
- a CDS encoding UDP-N-acetylglucosamine--N-acetylmuramyl-(pentapeptide) pyrophosphoryl-undecaprenol N-acetylglucosamine transferase — protein sequence MRTPLSVVIGAGGTGGHIYPGLALADALRRAVPDAVISFVGTERGLETRLIPKAGYRLHTVDMIPFDPSLGARRYLLPAALLRSGAQCRAILKEQKAQVAVGMGGYPSAPVILGARLAGLPSLIHESNAVPGRANQFAARLTPHIALAFDRSREHLAGGERAETVGMPLVGPLAELDRERLRPDARWALGVPDGARLLLVNGGSLGAARLTEAAVGLAGRYRGRKDLRLLIKTGPAALEETRALLAANGGDAVAEAVPYVDRMDLAYAAADLVVCRAGSATVAELATIGMPAVLVPYPHAPGDHQTHNARVLSDAGAALLLPDPQTSADRLDELVTPLLDDPARLAAMGAAADPGTHARAADLLAAKTLALAGHPLAPHHLTMKESA from the coding sequence ATGCGCACACCACTCTCCGTCGTGATCGGTGCAGGCGGCACCGGCGGCCACATCTATCCGGGACTCGCCCTCGCCGACGCGCTCCGCCGGGCCGTGCCCGATGCGGTGATCTCCTTCGTCGGGACCGAACGCGGCCTGGAGACGCGGCTGATCCCGAAGGCCGGATACCGCCTGCACACCGTCGACATGATCCCCTTCGACCCCTCGCTCGGCGCCCGACGTTATCTGCTGCCGGCCGCCCTGCTTCGCTCGGGTGCCCAGTGCCGGGCGATCCTCAAGGAACAGAAAGCCCAGGTCGCGGTCGGTATGGGCGGCTATCCGAGCGCCCCGGTGATCCTCGGGGCCCGGCTGGCCGGGCTGCCGAGCCTGATCCATGAGTCCAACGCGGTGCCCGGCCGGGCCAACCAGTTCGCGGCCCGGCTCACCCCGCACATCGCCCTCGCCTTCGACCGCAGCCGGGAGCATCTGGCCGGCGGCGAGCGGGCCGAGACGGTGGGCATGCCGCTGGTCGGGCCGCTGGCCGAGCTGGACCGCGAGCGGCTGCGGCCCGACGCCCGCTGGGCCCTGGGCGTGCCGGACGGAGCGCGGCTGCTACTCGTCAACGGCGGGAGCCTCGGGGCGGCCCGGCTGACCGAGGCGGCGGTGGGCCTGGCCGGCCGCTACCGGGGGCGTAAGGACCTCCGGCTGCTGATCAAGACCGGGCCCGCGGCCCTGGAGGAGACCCGGGCCCTCCTGGCGGCGAACGGCGGGGACGCGGTCGCCGAGGCCGTGCCGTACGTGGACCGGATGGATCTGGCGTATGCCGCCGCCGATCTCGTGGTGTGCCGGGCCGGTTCGGCGACCGTCGCGGAGCTGGCCACGATCGGGATGCCGGCCGTTCTCGTGCCGTATCCGCATGCGCCGGGCGACCACCAGACCCACAACGCGCGGGTGCTGTCCGACGCCGGGGCGGCGCTGCTGCTGCCCGATCCGCAGACCTCGGCGGATCGGCTGGACGAGCTGGTCACCCCGCTTCTCGACGACCCTGCCCGGCTCGCCGCGATGGGCGCGGCCGCCGACCCCGGCACCCATGCGCGGGCCGCCGACCTGCTGGCCGCCAAGACGCTGGCGCTGGCCGGTCACCCCCTTGCCCCCCACCACCTCACGATGAAGGAGTCAGCATGA
- a CDS encoding SDR family NAD(P)-dependent oxidoreductase — protein MSSNPQQWTGRKVLVTGAEGFIGSALVDMLVEAGAEVRAFVHYKPYAEKGNLARYLVPGSPVEMVAGDVRDAGRVMDAVAGCDTVFHLAALIGIPYSYDSPGAYVQTNVVGTENVAEACRRHAVRRLVHTSTSEVYGTALTAPIGEDHPLQPQSPYSASKIGADMMALSHRHAFGLPVTVVRPFNTYGPRQSARAVIPTILAQLHSGARQIKLGSLTPTRDFTYVTDTAAGFLALADCDRALGEVVNLGSGREISIGALAEALIAASGREAEVVVDAERLRPAGSEVERLLSDNSRAREWASWRPEVSLEQGLKRTSEWVAENLRLFAADRYQV, from the coding sequence ATGAGCAGCAATCCCCAGCAGTGGACGGGCCGTAAGGTCCTGGTCACCGGAGCCGAGGGGTTCATCGGCTCGGCCCTGGTCGACATGCTGGTGGAGGCCGGCGCCGAGGTGCGCGCGTTCGTCCACTACAAGCCGTACGCCGAAAAGGGAAATCTGGCGCGCTATCTGGTGCCGGGCAGCCCGGTCGAGATGGTCGCGGGCGATGTGCGGGACGCGGGCCGGGTGATGGACGCGGTCGCGGGCTGCGACACCGTCTTCCATCTGGCCGCGCTGATCGGGATTCCGTACAGCTACGACTCACCGGGTGCCTATGTGCAGACGAACGTCGTCGGGACGGAGAACGTCGCGGAGGCCTGCCGGCGGCATGCGGTGCGGCGGCTGGTGCACACGTCCACGAGTGAGGTCTACGGGACCGCGCTGACCGCGCCGATCGGTGAGGACCACCCGCTCCAGCCGCAGTCGCCCTACTCCGCCTCGAAGATCGGCGCGGACATGATGGCGCTGTCGCACCGGCACGCCTTCGGGCTGCCGGTGACCGTGGTGCGGCCGTTCAACACCTACGGGCCCCGGCAGTCCGCGCGCGCTGTGATCCCCACGATCCTCGCCCAACTCCACTCGGGCGCCCGGCAGATCAAGCTCGGCTCGCTCACCCCGACCCGCGACTTCACCTATGTCACCGACACCGCGGCCGGGTTCCTGGCGCTGGCCGACTGCGACCGGGCGCTGGGCGAGGTCGTCAACCTCGGCAGCGGGCGGGAGATCTCCATCGGGGCGCTCGCCGAGGCGCTGATAGCGGCCTCCGGCCGGGAGGCCGAGGTGGTGGTGGACGCCGAACGGCTGCGGCCCGCCGGCAGCGAGGTCGAGCGGCTGCTGTCGGACAACTCCCGGGCCCGGGAGTGGGCTTCCTGGCGGCCGGAGGTCTCCCTGGAGCAGGGGCTGAAGCGGACGTCGGAGTGGGTGGCCGAGAACCTGCGGCTGTTCGCGGCGGACCGCTACCAGGTCTGA
- a CDS encoding TetR/AcrR family transcriptional regulator: protein MHHSASPRKGRTGRPRSAETDLAILHATRAALVDLGWGRLTMSDVAARAGVAKTTLYRRWANKNELVVDAVAVLFDELELPDLGCLKSDIEGVVLQFGALLARPETKTALMAVVAESTTDEALRQRIRSAIVDRQKRLVLLGRSRAQARGELPPDTPGEEGEQVAARNMDLIFDVIAGAIVHRTLVSGEPVDAAWGRDFTALFLTGLSGLGDQR, encoded by the coding sequence ATGCACCACTCCGCCAGCCCCCGGAAAGGCCGCACGGGACGACCGCGCAGCGCCGAGACCGATCTTGCGATCCTCCACGCGACCCGTGCGGCGCTGGTCGATCTCGGCTGGGGACGGCTCACCATGAGCGATGTGGCGGCCCGGGCCGGGGTCGCCAAGACCACGCTCTACCGCCGCTGGGCCAACAAGAACGAGCTCGTCGTGGACGCCGTGGCGGTCCTCTTCGACGAGCTCGAACTCCCCGACCTGGGCTGTCTGAAATCCGACATCGAGGGAGTGGTGCTTCAGTTCGGCGCGCTGCTCGCGCGGCCGGAGACCAAGACGGCGCTGATGGCCGTGGTGGCCGAGTCCACCACCGACGAGGCGCTGCGCCAACGGATCCGCTCGGCGATCGTCGACCGCCAGAAGCGGCTGGTCCTGCTCGGCCGCTCGCGCGCCCAGGCCCGCGGCGAGCTCCCCCCTGACACCCCCGGTGAGGAGGGCGAACAGGTGGCCGCCCGCAACATGGACCTGATCTTCGATGTGATCGCCGGCGCGATCGTGCACCGCACCCTGGTCAGCGGTGAACCCGTGGACGCCGCGTGGGGGCGCGACTTCACGGCGCTCTTCCTCACCGGGCTGTCCGGTCTGGGCGACCAGCGCTGA
- a CDS encoding tetratricopeptide repeat protein yields the protein MQPRNMSMSGVVDLAAVKAAGEAKQKAEQARAEAARTGQAPASGARLVFDVDEAGFQQDVLQRSTEVPVVIDFWAEWCEPCKQLGPLLERLAGEYAGKFVLAKIDVDANQMLFQQFGVQGIPAVFAVVAGQPIPLFQGAAPESQIRQVLDQLVQAAEQQFGIVGAPVDPQAAGEPVQEDEAPEPAGPYDALLEAANQALDSGDLGGAVQAYKNVLNDDPANPEAKLGLAQAELLHRVQDLDPQAVRKEAAENPADVQAQIRAADLDLVGGHVEDAFGRLVDAVKRSAGDDRESARRRLLELFEVIGAEDPRVTAARTALARVLF from the coding sequence ATGCAGCCACGCAATATGTCCATGAGTGGAGTCGTCGACCTCGCAGCGGTGAAGGCGGCGGGGGAAGCGAAGCAGAAGGCGGAGCAGGCACGTGCCGAGGCCGCCCGTACGGGCCAGGCACCCGCGAGCGGTGCCCGCCTGGTGTTCGACGTCGATGAGGCGGGGTTCCAGCAGGACGTCCTGCAGCGCTCGACCGAGGTCCCGGTCGTCATCGACTTCTGGGCCGAGTGGTGCGAGCCGTGCAAGCAGCTGGGTCCGCTGCTGGAGCGCCTCGCGGGGGAGTACGCCGGCAAGTTCGTGCTGGCCAAGATCGACGTCGATGCCAACCAGATGCTGTTCCAGCAGTTCGGGGTGCAGGGCATCCCGGCGGTCTTCGCGGTCGTCGCGGGCCAGCCGATCCCGCTGTTCCAGGGCGCGGCCCCCGAGTCGCAGATCCGCCAGGTGCTCGACCAGCTGGTGCAGGCCGCCGAGCAGCAGTTCGGCATCGTGGGAGCGCCCGTCGACCCGCAGGCCGCGGGCGAGCCGGTCCAGGAGGACGAGGCCCCGGAGCCGGCCGGTCCCTACGACGCCCTGCTGGAGGCCGCGAACCAGGCGCTGGACTCCGGCGACCTGGGCGGCGCCGTCCAGGCCTACAAGAACGTGCTGAACGACGATCCGGCCAACCCGGAGGCCAAGCTCGGTCTGGCGCAGGCCGAACTCCTGCACCGCGTGCAGGACCTGGATCCGCAGGCGGTGCGCAAGGAGGCCGCGGAGAACCCGGCCGATGTGCAGGCGCAGATCCGGGCCGCGGACCTCGACCTGGTCGGCGGGCACGTCGAGGACGCGTTCGGCCGGCTGGTCGACGCGGTGAAGCGGTCGGCGGGCGACGACCGGGAGTCCGCGCGGCGGCGGCTGCTGGAGCTGTTCGAGGTCATCGGTGCGGAGGATCCGCGGGTGACGGCGGCACGTACCGCCCTTGCCCGGGTGCTGTTCTGA
- a CDS encoding DUF6230 family protein, which yields MESLARGGTRWKRFAVVMVPSVAATAAIGVALSQGALAASFSVSGQQFKVTTDRLDGTGFVQYGAIDAQKGGKQVPVAVSGFSNAKIKNLCQSVVVPVPVFGDVSMKLSAGGGDTPVEAKNLYIDLDQLDADATFNNIDIGVAAGSTTKGPGMHKGDKADPGSFAQQADSATLTHVRQQAWATTAGTFKLSGLKMSVAKGKSECY from the coding sequence ATGGAGTCCCTGGCTCGTGGCGGGACCAGATGGAAGCGGTTCGCCGTCGTCATGGTGCCGAGCGTCGCGGCTACGGCCGCGATCGGAGTTGCCCTCTCGCAGGGTGCGCTCGCAGCGTCGTTCAGCGTGTCCGGCCAGCAGTTCAAGGTCACTACGGACCGCCTGGACGGCACCGGCTTCGTTCAGTACGGAGCCATTGACGCCCAGAAGGGCGGCAAGCAGGTCCCGGTGGCGGTCTCGGGGTTCTCGAACGCCAAGATCAAGAACCTGTGCCAGTCCGTAGTTGTGCCGGTCCCGGTCTTCGGCGATGTGTCGATGAAGCTGTCGGCCGGTGGCGGTGACACGCCTGTCGAGGCGAAGAACCTCTACATCGACCTCGACCAGCTGGACGCGGACGCGACCTTCAACAACATCGACATCGGTGTTGCTGCGGGCTCGACGACCAAGGGTCCGGGCATGCACAAGGGCGACAAGGCCGATCCGGGCTCGTTCGCCCAGCAGGCCGACTCGGCCACGCTGACCCACGTCAGGCAGCAGGCATGGGCCACTACGGCCGGAACGTTCAAGCTCAGCGGCCTGAAGATGAGCGTCGCCAAGGGCAAGAGCGAGTGCTACTGA
- a CDS encoding DUF6114 domain-containing protein, translated as MSADTRPRLIETIGRKRLSFREWRGYRPFWGGMLTLLAGIPIMYIPYANLTIGSLTVRMATTAGAGSLIIGVLLVVLGLTMWFQPASRVFAGVAAILLSLVSLVVSNFGAFLIGFLLGLIGGALGVSWAPGKAGRSGDDADEAGRTTVAGPVVATHPAPAAGPGLGNGLDDLSGTSPTNGTNGRHRAG; from the coding sequence ATGAGCGCCGACACGCGACCACGGCTGATCGAGACCATCGGCCGCAAGCGGCTTTCGTTCCGGGAGTGGCGCGGATACCGCCCGTTCTGGGGCGGCATGCTGACTCTGCTGGCCGGCATCCCGATCATGTACATCCCTTACGCGAATCTCACGATCGGTTCCCTGACCGTCCGCATGGCGACCACCGCCGGCGCCGGCTCGCTGATTATCGGCGTACTGCTGGTCGTGCTCGGTCTGACCATGTGGTTCCAGCCCGCCTCGCGCGTCTTCGCGGGTGTGGCGGCGATTCTGCTCTCTCTGGTCTCCCTGGTCGTCTCGAACTTCGGCGCCTTCCTGATCGGCTTCCTCCTGGGGCTGATCGGCGGTGCGCTGGGAGTCTCCTGGGCGCCGGGCAAGGCCGGCCGGAGCGGGGACGACGCCGACGAGGCGGGCCGCACCACGGTCGCCGGACCGGTGGTCGCCACGCACCCCGCGCCGGCTGCCGGTCCCGGGTTGGGCAATGGACTGGACGACCTGTCAGGAACGAGCCCGACCAACGGAACGAACGGGAGGCACCGTGCCGGGTGA
- the pyk gene encoding pyruvate kinase, producing the protein MRRSKIVCTLGPAVDSYDQLKTLIEAGMNVARFNMSHGTQPEHEERYHRLRKASEETGRAVGVLADLQGPKIRLETFANGPVELVRGDEFVITTEDVPGDKTICGTTYKGLPGDVSKGDPILINDGNVALQVVEIDGPRVHTIVIEGGVISDHKGINLPGAAVNVPALSEKDIEDLKFALKLGCDMVALSFVRDAKDVQDVHRVMDQVGRRVPVIAKVEKPQAVANMQEVVMAFDAVMVARGDLAVEYPLEKVPMVQKRLVELCRRNAKPVIVATQMMESMITNSRPTRAEASDVANAILDGADAVMLSAESSVGAYPIETVKTMSKIVEAAEEELLSKGLQPLVPGKKPRTQGGSVARAACEMADFLDGKALIAFTKSGDTARRLSRYRAAQPILAFTTEASTRNQLTLSWGVDAFVVPHVDNTDAMVDLVDAELLKLKRYSKGDTMLITAGSPPGVPGTTNMVRVHHLGGEQA; encoded by the coding sequence ATGCGCCGTTCCAAAATCGTCTGCACCCTGGGCCCCGCCGTCGACTCCTACGACCAGCTGAAGACGCTGATCGAGGCCGGCATGAACGTGGCCCGATTCAATATGAGCCACGGGACCCAGCCGGAGCACGAGGAGCGGTATCACCGCCTCCGAAAGGCCTCCGAGGAGACCGGCCGCGCCGTAGGCGTGCTGGCCGACCTCCAGGGCCCCAAGATCCGCCTGGAAACCTTCGCCAACGGCCCCGTGGAGCTGGTGCGTGGCGACGAGTTCGTCATCACCACCGAGGACGTCCCCGGTGACAAGACCATCTGCGGGACGACCTACAAGGGCCTGCCCGGGGACGTGTCCAAGGGCGACCCGATCCTGATCAACGACGGCAACGTCGCGCTCCAGGTCGTCGAGATCGACGGCCCGCGGGTGCACACCATCGTCATCGAGGGCGGGGTCATCTCCGACCACAAGGGCATCAACCTGCCGGGCGCCGCGGTGAACGTCCCCGCGCTGTCCGAGAAGGACATCGAGGACCTCAAGTTCGCCCTGAAGCTGGGCTGCGACATGGTCGCGCTGTCCTTCGTGCGGGACGCCAAGGACGTCCAGGACGTGCACCGCGTCATGGACCAGGTCGGCCGCCGGGTCCCGGTCATCGCCAAGGTCGAGAAGCCGCAGGCGGTCGCCAACATGCAGGAGGTCGTGATGGCCTTCGACGCCGTCATGGTCGCCCGTGGTGACCTGGCGGTGGAGTACCCGCTGGAGAAGGTCCCGATGGTGCAGAAGCGCCTGGTGGAGCTGTGCCGCAGGAACGCCAAGCCGGTGATCGTCGCGACCCAGATGATGGAGTCGATGATCACCAACTCCCGGCCGACCCGCGCCGAGGCGTCCGATGTCGCGAACGCCATCCTCGACGGCGCCGACGCGGTCATGCTCTCCGCCGAGTCGTCCGTCGGCGCCTACCCGATCGAGACCGTCAAGACGATGTCGAAGATCGTCGAGGCCGCCGAGGAGGAGCTGCTCTCCAAGGGCCTCCAGCCGCTGGTGCCCGGCAAGAAGCCGCGCACGCAGGGCGGCTCGGTGGCCCGCGCGGCGTGCGAGATGGCGGACTTCCTGGACGGCAAGGCGCTGATCGCCTTCACCAAGTCCGGTGACACCGCCCGCCGCCTCTCCCGCTACCGCGCGGCCCAGCCCATCCTGGCCTTCACCACCGAGGCGTCCACCCGCAACCAGCTCACGCTGAGCTGGGGCGTCGATGCCTTCGTCGTGCCGCACGTCGACAACACCGACGCGATGGTCGACCTGGTCGACGCCGAGCTGCTCAAGCTCAAGCGCTACAGCAAGGGCGACACCATGCTCATCACCGCCGGTTCGCCCCCCGGCGTCCCCGGCACCACCAACATGGTGCGCGTGCACCACCTCGGCGGCGAGCAGGCCTGA
- a CDS encoding acetate kinase, whose protein sequence is MTATATRVLVLNSGSSSVKYQLIDMNDGTRLAVGLVERIGEQTSRLAHTPLAAGGDKRETEGAIADHDAALKAVAAELAADGLGLDSPQLAAIGHRVVHGGLKFTEPTVIDDAVLKEIERLVPVAPLHNPANLTGIRTAQAMRPDLPQVAVFDTAFHATMPEYAARYAIDVETADAHRIRRYGFHGTSHAYVSRKTAALLGKDPSEVNVIVLHLGNGASASAVAGGRCVDTSMGLTPLEGLVMGTRSGDIDPAVTFHLKRVAGMSTDEIDVLLNKKSGLIGLCGDNDMREIRRRIDEGDERAELAFDIYIHRLKKYIGAYSAVLGRVDAVAFTAGVGENAAPVREAAVAGLEEMGMAVDASLNAIRSDEPRLISPEYARVAVAVVPTDEELEIAQQTYALVNA, encoded by the coding sequence ATGACTGCCACCGCCACCCGCGTCCTCGTCCTCAATTCCGGCTCCTCGTCGGTGAAGTACCAGCTGATCGACATGAACGACGGCACCCGGCTCGCCGTCGGCCTGGTCGAGCGGATCGGCGAGCAGACCTCGCGCCTGGCCCACACCCCGCTGGCCGCCGGAGGCGACAAGCGGGAGACCGAGGGCGCGATCGCCGACCACGACGCCGCGCTGAAGGCCGTCGCCGCGGAGCTGGCCGCCGACGGGCTCGGCCTCGACTCGCCTCAGCTGGCCGCGATCGGGCACCGGGTGGTGCACGGCGGGCTGAAGTTCACCGAGCCGACCGTGATCGACGACGCGGTGCTCAAGGAGATCGAGCGGCTGGTGCCGGTCGCGCCCCTGCACAACCCGGCCAACCTCACCGGCATCCGCACCGCCCAGGCGATGCGCCCCGACCTGCCGCAGGTCGCGGTCTTCGACACCGCCTTCCACGCCACGATGCCGGAGTACGCGGCCCGCTACGCCATCGACGTGGAGACCGCCGACGCCCACCGCATCCGGCGCTACGGCTTCCACGGCACCTCGCACGCCTATGTCTCCCGCAAGACCGCGGCGCTGCTGGGCAAGGACCCCTCCGAGGTCAATGTCATCGTGCTCCACCTGGGCAACGGCGCCTCCGCCTCGGCGGTGGCCGGCGGCCGCTGTGTGGACACCTCGATGGGGCTGACCCCGCTGGAGGGCCTGGTCATGGGCACCCGCTCCGGTGACATCGACCCGGCGGTCACCTTCCACCTCAAGCGGGTGGCGGGGATGTCGACGGACGAGATCGACGTCCTGCTCAACAAGAAGAGCGGTCTGATCGGGCTCTGCGGCGACAACGACATGCGGGAGATCCGGCGCCGGATCGACGAGGGGGACGAGCGCGCCGAGCTCGCCTTCGACATCTACATCCACCGGCTGAAGAAGTACATCGGTGCCTACAGCGCGGTGCTCGGCCGGGTCGACGCCGTGGCGTTCACCGCGGGCGTCGGGGAGAACGCCGCCCCGGTGCGGGAGGCCGCCGTCGCGGGCCTGGAGGAGATGGGCATGGCCGTGGACGCCTCGCTCAACGCCATACGGTCCGACGAGCCCCGGCTGATCTCGCCGGAGTACGCCCGGGTCGCGGTCGCCGTCGTGCCGACGGACGAGGAGCTGGAGATCGCCCAGCAGACATACGCCCTGGTCAACGCCTAG